ATCACCTGAGACAATTTTGAGTCCTGAAACAGGTTGCAGGATTGTACATCGCTGTTGGCGTCATTTTTGCATTGTGTTCTTCCAATTTGCACTTCCAGGAAATAATTTATTCCTTCAACAACCtaaagcaaaataataaaaaggaaaaatgtcatGAAATGCTGAGAACAGTGTTAAAAAATTTTCTAACCAACTGCAGCAATTAAACAGGGGCTATTCTTTAAACAGTGATTTGAGGGATTTTAGTGCTGAATTTGCTCAATTTAGGCCTATATAACTGAACAGACAGACTGAAcagacaacaacaacaaaaaaccaaACATCtattttcctattttattttatttttttaaaggaacactatagtcacctaaattactttagctaaataaagcagttttagtgtatagatcattcccctgcaatttcactgctcaattcactgccatttaggagttaaatcactttgtttctgtttatgcagccctaaccacacctcccctggctatgattgacagagcctgcatgaaaaaaaatggtttcactttcaaacagatgtaatttaccttaaataattgtatctcaatctctaaattgaactttaatcacatacaggaggctcttgcagggtctagcaagctattaacatagcaggggataagaaagtcttaattaaacagaacttgcaataaagaaagcctaaatagggctctctttacaggaagtgtttatggaaggctgtgcaagtcacatgcagggaggtgtgactagggttcataaacaaagggatttaactcctaaatggcagaggattgagcagtgaggctgcaggggcatgttctatacactaaaacggcttcatttagctaaagttgttcaggtgactatagtgtccctttaattatttatatttgaaaagACATCTGAATACAGCAGAAGCATCACATACACTATATatgcccttaaggacacatgacatgtctgacatgtcatgattcccttttattccagaagtttggtccttaaggggatatacTCCCAGATATCTTCATTTTTGATTAAACAAAGTTGAGAGATAACTCAGAAAAAGAGAAGTAAACCAACACTTTTCTGGCAAAGAAAGTGGCAGAACAGATTAATAAATCCATTACCGAGAAAAATGAGGTTAGGGAGCAAATTAAGCCACACATGGAAAAACGctgacaaacaaaataaattgttataaaaaatagAAGCAAGCTTAGAAGCAAAAAAATAGAAGCAAGCCATGATACTAtgctctctctgtgctgactgccatGTGCAAAGACtgtttatttttataacaatgattgacaaggagctTAAAAGTAGAGGATCAGCAcagttttctatatttattttttagacctCTCACACATACATTTGTTATCTATTAGGGATAGGTGAAAGTTTGAGAAAGCTTCTCTCAGCGTGGGAGCATTCTTTCACCACCCCTTCCAGTCCCAGTACGCAAGGTAGAGGATACAGGAGTTCTTCTATAACAGTCCGTGAGGCCACAATACAAAAGGGGaaaagaggggggttaaaagacacAAGGGGGAGTTAAAGGACAAGAGGGGACAAGACACAAAAAAGGCAATAGTAGAGATGAGGACACAGAGGATAAAAGACCAAAAAATAGAGATGTAAAAGGGGGATACAATACAcaaaaggggttaatatatacaaAGGGGGGTAAGATGCACATGAGGCGGAATAAGCGACACGAGGTTAAGAGACATGCATAGGAATGAGAGGGGATTAGGATAGAAACACAAACAGGATTAAACTATACACATGCGTGGAAAAGGGTGCTGAgcaacacacaaaaatacattctGGAGGAATTTCCAACATACATTTTAGCTTTTAAAATTGTAATTTTACAGTGTAGTATATGATTCCCATTCCCGTTTCATTGAATGATcccatatattttcttttctttctttttttttttaataatcagtTTTTATTAAAGTGTGAATAAGATAAAGTTTAGGCTCACAGGCCTGCAGTAATAACAGAATGCAAGAGTACAATGTAAAAACAGTATATATCCATAAAGAAATTACTTTCAGAGACTGAGTCAGTTTCATTTTCAATATTAGTTTACATCAAATCTCATGTTTCAGCTGAAACCGTGTTTCTCAGCAGAAATTGCAATGCTATGTCACGTTAATACCGTGGTTAACCAAACAAGTCCATCAAGaactagattaaccccttaaggacacatgacgtgtgacatgtcatgattcctttttattccagacgtttggtccttaaggggttaatgtggacATATTAATGCCGATATATTTTCTTACCTGGGATTGAGCCGATATAACCTTTATAAGTTTGCAGAGGTAGTCATCCTTTGATTTTTTGTTGAACTCATTGATGGCAAAGTTGGCGGCTTTCAGAACATCAGGTCGGTCAGGACTGATATTAATTGTACCGCCAGGCATGGGGACATCTGAACATGAAATAACAGAGAAAAGAGACAGCACAATGAGACCAATAGACAATCTTGTAGCCATGGTTCTAGTTATGGTATCAGAATGGAGCAAAGGAAAGCGGGACAGATTCAATTATTGTCCGGTTTTTATACACAATACATAGAACACGACTGTTGAATCAACAGTTAATATTTGATAATTGATTAGATAAACTAATTAAACAACTTTCAGACGCAcaaaacatattta
This region of Pelobates fuscus isolate aPelFus1 chromosome 2, aPelFus1.pri, whole genome shotgun sequence genomic DNA includes:
- the LOC134586346 gene encoding cystatin-like; its protein translation is MATRLSIGLIVLSLFSVISCSDVPMPGGTINISPDRPDVLKAANFAINEFNKKSKDDYLCKLIKVISAQSQVVEGINYFLEVQIGRTQCKNDANSDVQSCNLFQDSKLSQVSVCRFQVWDIPWLNKETLTSYSCTAQ